The proteins below are encoded in one region of Coffea arabica cultivar ET-39 chromosome 4c, Coffea Arabica ET-39 HiFi, whole genome shotgun sequence:
- the LOC140005180 gene encoding calcium-binding allergen Ole e 8-like, which translates to MNPESKATTMATTTTNNADSNSSKPSAYLQDADEVQKVFERFDANSDGKISSEELAGVMKALGSDTSPDEISRMMVEIDTDKDGFINLEEFTAFCSSNSLYGSADGGDGGVKELHDAFELYDQDHDGFISATELHLILTRLGERCSVQDCEKMIKSVDEDGDARVSFQEFKIMMTNSKKA; encoded by the coding sequence atgaatCCAGAATCAAAGGCGACAACAATGGCAACAACCACAACGAACAATGCTGACTCTAATTCCTCGAAGCCGTCTGCGTACCTTCAGGACGCTGACGAGGTGCAAAAGGTCTTCGAACGGTTTGACGCGAACAGCGACGGCAAGATCTCCTCGGAGGAGCTCGCCGGAGTTATGAAAGCCTTGGGATCCGACACCTCTCCCGATGAGATTTCTCGCATGATGGTAGAGATTGACACCGACAAAGACGGTTTCATCAATCTCGAGGAGTTTACCGCCTTCTGCAGCAGCAATTCCCTCTACGGCTCCGCGGACGGTGGGGACGGTGGCGTCAAGGAGCTTCATGATGCATTTGAGTTGTATGATCAGGACCATGACGGCTTCATTTCGGCTACTGAGTTGCACCTGATCCTGACTCGGCTTGGCGAGCGGTGCTCGGTTCAGGATTGCGAGAAGATGATCAAGTCCGTCGATGAAGATGGGGATGCAagagttagcttccaagagttTAAGATCATGATGACCAATAGCAAGAAGGCATAA
- the LOC113702231 gene encoding golgin candidate 2-like — protein sequence MAGWISSRLKVAEDFLHQIDQQAAESLKKNEKRRSDEELGLDTSKKPSEIKPLLKDQLKKKSVENIDNLNVISSSSSNYGVSNSSGSYSREKEGVVLGNKKISSSKANQTNLTDSDWTELLSVPSKKEVLGGSRSSNGVSGLRRERRDGRKQGSLGAGKNAVAFGGNRSQKGQTKVLKSERKSDAELGNKVNGDGLESLEGRISASDCKDASRSSSSSCEPRNGEGTVETRDLDQKDLHVNVARERKNEGVKGHDMHSLSKDDSVSDDGKQDLKTGVRDRERLTNSTIAVDGSTFSSRVSASVERSSLSPSNADSDSETDSGSSSDSDSEREREERRKRRQQILAEKAAAKAIEAIKQHENNVAKLEGEKQSLEKILEERAKQQVLEASELQTTTMETMEAVELEKQKHNNTRMEALARLAKLETTNADLARSLASVQKDLEVETNRISALRRHIELKEFTQEELRRKISNTHQSSKNVAASKGVELEREILEAENSFLTDKVGRLQEKAMTLEKSIESTKRELEHPTEVEVELKRRLSQLTDHLIQKQAQAEALSSEKAMLLFRIEAVSKSLNDKKSMVDSSDIPSTSSSRGDLESGVWELPNSKLRPLFQERLRSGKRHLGSLVQQLDSIYCAGAVFLRRNFAARISSFIYLACLHLWVIYILLSHSPPSNEASSGAVVSLENMNKTGGV from the exons ATGGCTGGTTGGATCTCATCCAGGCTCAAAGTCGCCGAAGACTTTCTCCATCAG ATCGATCAGCAAGCTGCGGAATCGCTTAAGAAAAACGAAAAGCGGCGATCTGATGAAGAATTAGGGCTGGATACCTCGAAAAAACCTAGCGAAATAAAGCCATTGCTAAAAGACCAGCTAAAGAAGAAATCAGTggaaaatattgataatttaaATGTAATTAGTAGCAGTAGTAGTAATTATGGTGTTAGTAATAGTAGTGGAAGTTACAGTAGGGAGAAGGAGGGTGTGGTATTGGGGAATAAGAAGATTTCGAGCAGTAAGGCCAATCAAACTAATTTGACAGATAGCGATTGGACTGAATTGTTGAGTGTGCCGAGTAAAAAGGAGGTTTTGGGTGGCAGTAGGAGTAGTAATGGAGTGTCGGGGTTAAGACGAGAGAGGAGGGATGGCAGGAAGCAGGGGAGTTTGGGGGCTGGAAAGAATGCGGTGGCATTCGGTGGGAATAGGAGTCAGAAGGGTCAAACAAAGGTTTTGAAGAGTGAGAGGAAGTCGGATGCTGAGTTGGGGAATAAGGTCAATGGTGATGGTTTGGAGAGTTTGGAGGGTAGAATTAGTGCTAGTGATTGTAAAGATGCATCTAGAAGTTCAAGTTCAAGCTGTGAGCCAAGGAATGGTGAGGGAACTGTGGAAACAAGGGATTTAGATCAGAAGGACTTGCATGTGAATGTTGCAAGGGAGAGAAAGAATGAAGGGGTCAAAGGACATGACATGCACTCGCTGTCTAAGGATGATTCAGTTAGCGATGATGGGAAGCAGGATCTGAAGACTGGAGTTCGTGACCGTGAAAGGCTTACAAATTCAACAATAGCTGTTGATGGATCTACATTCAGTTCCAGAGTGTCTGCTTCTGTGGAGAGGAGTTCTTTGTCACCCAGTAATGCAGATTCAGATTCAGAGACGGATTCAGGTTCCTCGTCTGACTCCGACAGTGAACGTGAGAGGGAAGAAAGGAGAAAGAGAAGGCAGCAGATTTTGGCAGAGAAAGCAGCAGCAAAAGCCATTGAGGCTATCAAACAGCATGAGAATAATGTTGCCAAACTGGAGGGTGAGAAACAGAGTTTGGAGAAAATACTTGAAGAACGGGCAAAACAACAAGTGCTTGAG GCATCAGAATTGCAGACAACAACGATGGAAACTATGgaagctgttgaactagaaaagcaAAAGCATAATAACACTAGAATGGAAGCCTTAGCTCGTTTGGCTAAACTTGAG ACTACAAATGCTGATCTTGCAAGGTCCCTTGCATCTGTTCAGAAAGATCTGGAAGTGGAG ACCAATCGGATTTCAGCTCTTCGTCGACATATTGAGTTAAAAGAGTTCACTCAAGAAG AACTGAGAAGGAAAATTTCAAATACTCATCAGAGCAGCAAAAAT GTGGCAGCTTCAAAAGGAGTTGAACTTGAAAGGGAAATACTTGAGGCTGAGAATTCATTTTTAACAGATAAAGTTGGGAGGTTGCAGGAGAAG GCGATGACACTTGAAAAAAGTATTGAATCGACAAAAAGGGAACTAGAGCATCCAACTGAAGTGGAAGTTGAGCTGAAGCGAAGGCTTAGTCAGTTGACTGATCATTTGATTCAGAAACAAGCCCAG GCGGAGGCACTCTCCTCTGAGAAGGCCATGCTGCTTTTCAGGATTGAG GCTGTTTCGAAGTCGCTGAATGATAAGAAATCCATGGTTGACTCTTCTGATATCCCAAGCACCTCCTCATCCAGGGGGGATTTAGAATCAGGAGTATGGGAGCTACCAAATTCGAAGTTAAGACCTCTGTTTCAGGAGAGACTTCGATCAGGCAAGCGACATCTGGGATCATTGGTTCAACAGTTGGATTCAATCTATTGCGCAGGTGCTGTATTTTTGAGAAGAAACTTCGCAGCAAGAATATCGTCTTTCATATACCTTGCATGCCTTCATCTTTGGGTCATTTATATCTTACTGTCACACTCCCCACCCTCAAATGAGGCCAGCTCCGGTGCCGTTGTTTCGCTGGAGAATATGAATAAAACTGGAGGTGTCTGA
- the LOC113701511 gene encoding peptidyl-prolyl cis-trans isomerase FKBP17-2, chloroplastic-like, which translates to MATFFGSPPFPSHPISRTNRLCSSPQAPPPQQPTQPTPSQKLSATSAEPPSAATVKVQEEKASKPAIPARVESTDWIASTLTRRFGLGAGLAWVGFLAVGVISEQIKTRLEVSQEAADTRDVEKEEEVILPNGIRYYDLRVGGGASPRPGDLVVLDVKAKLQDSDEVLIDTFGGDRKPLALVMGSRPYSKGICDGVENVLRTMKAGGKRRVIIPPNLCFGEEGADLGSGVQIPPSATLEYIIEIDKVSIAPA; encoded by the exons ATGGCAACCTTCTTTGGATCCCCACCATTTCCGTCTCACCCAATTTCAAGAACTAACCGCCTGTGTTCATCTCCACAAGCCCCACCTCCCCAGCAACCAACCCAACCTACACCTTCTCAAAAGCTGAGTGCAACTTCTGCAGAGCCACCATCAGCAGCCACAGTGAAAGTGCAAGAGGAAAAGGCTAGTAAGCCTGCCATTCCTGCAAGAGTAGAATCAACTGATTGGATTGCATCCACCTTAACCAGGAGATTTGGCCTTGGTGCTGGTCTTGCATGGGTTGGTTTCCTGGCTGTTGGAGTCATTTCTGAACAAATCAAGACTCGTTTAGAAGTTTCTCAAGAAGCAGCTGACACAAG GGATGTTGAGAAGGAAGAGGAGGTAATTCTGCCTAATGGCATAAG GTACTATGATTTGAGAGTTGGCGGCGGTGCATCACCAAGACCTGGAGACCTAGTTGTGCTTGATGTTAAAGCAAAGCTGCAAGACAGTGATGAAGTGTTGATTGATACCTTTGGTGGTGATAGGAAGCCTCTAGCACTTGTCATGGGATCAAGGCCTTATAGTAAAGGAATCTGTGATGGGGTGGAAAATGTTTTGAGGACCATGAAGGCAGGTGGCAAGAGGAGAGTAATCATACCTCCTAATCTGTGTTTTGGAGAGGAAGGAGCAGATCTAGGTTCAGGAGTGCAAATTCCTCCATCTGCTACCCTTGAGTATATCATTGAGATTGACAAAGTATCAATTGCACCAGCTTGA
- the LOC113741210 gene encoding ras-related protein RABA6a has product MNMAADSFDEECDYLFKAVLIGDSAVGKSNLLSRFAKDEFHLDSKPTIGVEFAYRNVKVGDKVIKAQIWDTAGQERFRAITSSYYRGALGALLVYDITRRETFEHLKKWLYELREFGCSDMVVVLVGNKCDLGSSREVNLEDGQSLAQLEGLLFLETSAKENLNVEDAFNQMIAKIHEVTSQKSLEAKMNELPAPILQGKKEIIFIDHDEVSATKQTTTCCSY; this is encoded by the exons ATGAACATGGCAGCTGATTCATTTGATGAAGAGTGCGACTATCTTTTCAAGGCTGTTCTTATTGGTGACTCTGCTGTCGGGAAATCTAATCTTCTTTCAAGGTTTGCTAAGGACGAATTTCACTTGGATTCCAAACCAACCATAGGGGTTGAATTTGCTTATAGAAATGTTAAGGTTGGTGACAAGGTCATCAAGGCTCAAATTTGGGATACTGCTGGCCAAGAAAG ATTTAGAGCAATTACGAGTTCATACTACCGTGGGGCATTAGGAGCTTTGCTGGTGTATGATATTACTAGAAGAGAAACTTTTGAACACCTCAAAAAATGGTTGTATGAGCTTAGAGAATTTGGCTGCTCGGACATGGTTGTAGTACTTGTTGGCAACAAATGTGATTTGGGAAGCTCAAGAGAGGTCAATTTAGAAGATGGGCAGAGCCTTGCGCAGCTTGAAGGCCTATTATTCTTGGAAACGTCTGCAAAGGAAAATTTGAATGTGGAAGATGCATTTAACCAAATGATCGCCAAAATTCATGAAGTGACAAGCCAGAAAAGCTTAGAAGCCAAGATGAATGAATTACCTGCTCCAATTCTTCAGGGGAAAAAGGAAATCATTTTTATTGATCATGATGAAGTATCTGCTACTAAACAAACTACTACTTGTTGTTCTTATTGA